From Echinicola soli, a single genomic window includes:
- a CDS encoding glycoside hydrolase family 2 protein gives MKKSLLLGAGLLLAQSIAWAQDSSWAPAEGKIMTEWAEEIDPENVHQEYPRPQLVREDNWQNLNGLWQYAIQSKGGQTPSSFDGEILVPFAVESALSGVGERVGAEKELWYKTTFDAKKSSKERVLLHFGAVDWEAEVFVNGTSVGVHKGGYAPFSFDITDALKGKKGNELIVRVWDPSNDGPQPRGKQIKNPHGIWYTPVTGIWQTVWTENVPSSYIASTKNTPDVDAGTLTVETEVRNAQSGQKVRVKALADGQVVAEEEVEIGQPAVLSIADAKLWEPGNPFLYDLEVSLVKGNREVDAADSYAAMRKVSMELDENGVQRMLVNDEFIFQYGPLDQGWWPDGLYTAPSEEALVFDIIKTQEMGFNMIRKHVKVEPARWYYHCDKMGMLVWQDMPSGDMGNQWNPRPGIVGVGTERDRSPESEAIFRTEWKEIMDDFHNFPSIIVWVPFNEAWGQFKTEEIVKWTMKYDESRLVNGASGGNFFPVGQIMDLHNYPEPAMPNPKFFGKDMVITLGEFGGLGLPVEGHTWQEKDNWGYQSFKSVEDLENRYAEMMEALVKLIPQGLSAAVYTQTTDVEVETNGLMTYDRKVIKLTPEFLKKVHEQLYNAE, from the coding sequence ATGAAAAAGTCACTATTGCTAGGTGCTGGTCTGCTCTTGGCCCAATCAATCGCTTGGGCACAAGATAGCAGCTGGGCACCTGCTGAAGGTAAGATTATGACAGAATGGGCAGAAGAAATCGACCCGGAAAATGTCCATCAAGAATATCCAAGACCACAATTGGTCCGGGAAGATAACTGGCAAAACCTGAACGGGCTGTGGCAGTATGCAATTCAATCCAAAGGAGGTCAAACGCCATCATCCTTTGATGGGGAAATATTGGTTCCGTTCGCCGTTGAGTCAGCACTTTCGGGTGTTGGAGAGCGTGTAGGAGCAGAGAAGGAACTATGGTATAAGACCACTTTTGATGCGAAAAAGTCCAGCAAGGAACGTGTGTTGCTGCATTTTGGTGCCGTAGACTGGGAAGCAGAAGTATTTGTGAACGGGACGTCAGTAGGCGTTCACAAGGGAGGCTATGCACCATTTTCTTTTGACATCACCGATGCACTTAAAGGCAAAAAAGGCAACGAACTGATCGTAAGGGTCTGGGATCCTTCCAATGATGGCCCACAGCCTAGGGGCAAACAAATAAAGAATCCCCATGGCATTTGGTACACCCCTGTGACGGGTATTTGGCAGACCGTTTGGACTGAGAATGTACCTTCCAGTTACATAGCCAGCACCAAGAATACTCCGGATGTGGATGCAGGAACGCTGACGGTGGAAACAGAGGTGAGAAATGCCCAGTCAGGCCAAAAAGTACGTGTGAAAGCCCTAGCTGATGGACAAGTGGTCGCCGAAGAAGAAGTGGAAATAGGTCAGCCGGCTGTGCTGAGTATTGCAGATGCAAAACTATGGGAGCCGGGAAACCCCTTCTTGTACGACTTGGAAGTGAGCTTGGTAAAAGGTAACCGTGAAGTAGATGCTGCTGACAGTTATGCGGCCATGAGGAAGGTCAGCATGGAATTGGATGAAAATGGCGTACAGCGCATGCTGGTCAACGATGAATTTATTTTCCAGTATGGCCCATTGGATCAAGGCTGGTGGCCTGATGGTCTCTATACGGCTCCCAGTGAAGAAGCGCTGGTGTTTGATATCATCAAGACCCAAGAGATGGGCTTCAATATGATCCGTAAACACGTAAAAGTAGAACCGGCCAGATGGTATTATCACTGTGATAAGATGGGGATGTTGGTATGGCAGGACATGCCTAGCGGTGACATGGGTAACCAGTGGAACCCAAGACCGGGGATCGTCGGAGTAGGTACTGAGCGTGACAGAAGTCCAGAGTCTGAAGCGATATTCAGAACCGAATGGAAAGAGATCATGGATGATTTCCACAATTTTCCTTCTATCATTGTATGGGTGCCATTTAACGAAGCATGGGGCCAGTTTAAGACTGAGGAGATCGTGAAATGGACCATGAAGTACGATGAAAGCCGCCTGGTAAATGGTGCCAGTGGTGGCAATTTCTTTCCTGTTGGGCAGATCATGGACTTGCACAATTACCCAGAGCCAGCCATGCCGAATCCTAAGTTCTTCGGTAAGGACATGGTCATTACCTTGGGAGAGTTTGGTGGACTAGGATTACCTGTGGAGGGTCACACCTGGCAAGAAAAAGACAACTGGGGCTATCAAAGTTTCAAGTCTGTGGAGGACCTCGAAAACCGCTACGCTGAAATGATGGAAGCGCTGGTAAAACTGATCCCCCAAGGACTTTCGGCCGCCGTTTATACCCAAACCACCGATGTGGAGGTAGAAACAAATGGCCTGATGACATATGATAGAAAGGTGATCAAATTGACCCCTGAGTTTCTGAAAAAAGTCCACGAGCAGCTTTAT